From Virgibacillus ihumii, the proteins below share one genomic window:
- a CDS encoding HD family phosphohydrolase: protein MKKLLQHLLHIQPKWMVIVAAMILLGVFFFAMTVNNVYTETYNIERFSEADDTIRSPITIENNSETARKTRETVQSVEDRYNISTEITKERLSYVKEIFEAVVKVEDEAFKSGKTNPETSISSQEQVERLEQILSPEITEAIDDGLFYELLDMKASNRSAAKKLLLSSLETELNEGVRTENIQRAEADVKQSIKYSPLEKSLKEPLQKLGEFAVVENSFFDVEKTMQARKEAASNVEPVIIRAGEIIVREGQTITDEVYEELELVGLLNQERNVFPVIGLVLLILLIVAIIGSEMNHLFKKDQLDNRKIAAVLFISLIVIAAMKVVGLFTTTSNPLFFAVPVATGSLLMKQLIDERFAIVLSMLYAILGSVIFNGKIPALLNIEAGIYFFFAQLAGIIFLVNVKDRLAIIKAGGGMAIVNTLTILLFLFLSFEKYSFSDILIQTGYGIFAALLSAVLTIGLLPFFETGLGILSDIKLLSLASPNQPLLRKILTEAPGTYHHSVMVANLSETACEAVGANGLMARVGAYYHDIGKTKRPHYFIENQVSIKNPHDLIDPLQSAEIIINHPYDGAELLKKHKIPEEIIDIAEQHHGTTLLKYFYHKETKENENVSETMFRYPGPKPQTKEAAIISICDSVEAAVRSLKEPTKEKIDEIVASIVRDRLMDGQLSECDLTLNELDKVYQTICETLKGIFHSRIKYPTKEAN from the coding sequence ATGAAGAAACTTCTGCAACATTTATTACATATACAGCCTAAGTGGATGGTGATTGTTGCTGCTATGATTCTTTTGGGTGTCTTCTTCTTTGCTATGACTGTGAACAATGTATATACCGAGACATATAACATTGAACGGTTTTCTGAAGCAGACGACACAATCCGTTCGCCGATTACGATTGAAAATAACTCGGAAACAGCGCGAAAAACGCGTGAAACTGTTCAATCAGTAGAAGACAGATATAATATTTCCACTGAAATTACAAAAGAGCGCCTTTCTTATGTGAAAGAAATATTTGAGGCAGTGGTGAAAGTTGAAGATGAAGCTTTCAAAAGTGGTAAAACAAATCCGGAAACGTCTATATCGAGCCAAGAACAAGTCGAACGGCTGGAACAAATTTTGTCCCCGGAAATCACCGAGGCAATTGATGATGGTTTATTTTATGAATTATTGGATATGAAAGCAAGTAACCGATCAGCTGCAAAAAAATTGCTGCTTTCCAGTTTAGAAACCGAACTGAATGAGGGTGTGCGCACTGAAAATATTCAACGTGCTGAAGCGGATGTAAAACAAAGTATTAAATATTCACCCCTGGAAAAAAGCTTGAAAGAACCATTGCAAAAATTGGGTGAATTTGCTGTTGTGGAAAATTCGTTCTTCGATGTTGAAAAGACAATGCAAGCAAGGAAAGAAGCAGCAAGCAATGTTGAACCGGTTATTATCCGGGCCGGGGAAATAATCGTCAGGGAAGGACAGACCATTACTGACGAAGTATATGAAGAATTGGAGTTAGTCGGTCTTTTAAATCAGGAACGTAATGTTTTTCCTGTGATTGGGCTCGTCTTGTTAATACTGCTAATTGTAGCGATCATCGGTTCTGAAATGAATCATTTATTCAAAAAGGATCAGTTGGACAACAGAAAAATTGCAGCTGTTCTGTTTATCAGCCTTATTGTAATTGCCGCCATGAAAGTGGTCGGCTTGTTTACAACTACTAGCAATCCACTGTTTTTTGCGGTCCCGGTTGCGACCGGATCATTGCTGATGAAACAATTGATTGATGAACGCTTTGCAATCGTGCTGTCCATGCTTTATGCGATTTTGGGAAGTGTGATTTTCAATGGCAAAATACCGGCATTATTAAACATAGAAGCGGGCATTTACTTTTTCTTTGCACAGCTGGCAGGCATCATTTTCCTGGTTAATGTCAAAGACAGGCTTGCTATCATTAAGGCAGGAGGAGGTATGGCCATTGTAAATACGCTGACTATATTATTATTCTTATTCCTGTCATTTGAGAAATATTCATTCAGCGATATACTTATTCAAACAGGATATGGTATTTTTGCGGCATTGTTGTCAGCGGTTCTGACTATTGGCTTGCTCCCTTTTTTTGAAACGGGATTGGGGATTTTATCGGACATAAAATTGCTTTCACTGGCAAGCCCGAATCAGCCGCTACTTCGAAAGATTCTTACAGAGGCACCGGGAACCTATCATCACTCTGTAATGGTTGCAAACCTCAGTGAAACTGCTTGTGAAGCAGTGGGAGCGAATGGGCTTATGGCGAGAGTTGGTGCATATTACCATGATATCGGGAAAACGAAACGGCCACATTATTTTATTGAAAATCAGGTATCGATTAAAAATCCGCATGATTTAATAGATCCGCTTCAAAGTGCGGAAATCATCATCAATCATCCGTATGATGGAGCAGAATTACTAAAAAAACATAAAATACCAGAGGAAATTATCGATATTGCAGAGCAGCATCATGGTACCACATTGCTGAAATATTTTTATCATAAAGAAACAAAGGAGAATGAAAATGTAAGTGAAACCATGTTCAGATATCCTGGCCCCAAACCGCAAACAAAGGAGGCAGCGATTATAAGTATTTGTGATTCGGTGGAAGCTGCGGTACGGTCTTTAAAAGAACCCACTAAAGAAAAGATTGATGAAATTGTGGCATCAATCGTTAGAGACCGGTTAATGGACGGACAACTTAGCGAATGTGACCTTACATTAAATGAATTGGATAAGGTGTATCAGACAATCTGTGAAACGTTAAAAGGTATCTTTCATTCAAGAATTAAATACCCAACTAAGGAGGCAAATTAA
- the yqfD gene encoding sporulation protein YqfD, protein MKQMQGSYLTGYVTIKIDGLNPEKFFQACADQGVFVWNIRKESETVCTGNIRLKHLKKMKQIRRKTDFKVSFINKKGLPFILKKLTLRKEILTAFIMSMLLIFFLSNIIWEVRIMNVPTDLEEEISKQLEEYGIHQGAWTFSIDKSSVIQQKLIHDIPELLWVGVHKKGTTFVLEGVEKTIVEEEEKEGPRNLVAAKKGVIQKMYVSKGVPKAQVNDYVEPGDLLVSGKLRFDENKKDKKYELVEAEADIIAKTWYEVSVTIPLEANYELLTGERESKYHLKINGFELPVWGFGSPEFDNTHKERNVNELYFLKWELPVKMVETILSEKEYNKVKRSKAEAIKVGIKQAKNELQLQLGNEARIVSENILHETTENGKVKLILYITVKEDIVKEVPLNQGD, encoded by the coding sequence ATGAAACAAATGCAAGGTTCTTATTTAACTGGCTATGTCACGATTAAAATAGACGGTTTAAATCCGGAGAAGTTTTTTCAGGCGTGTGCTGATCAAGGTGTTTTTGTCTGGAATATTCGTAAGGAATCGGAAACAGTTTGTACAGGGAACATCAGGTTAAAACACTTGAAAAAAATGAAGCAGATTAGAAGAAAAACGGATTTTAAAGTTAGCTTTATCAACAAAAAAGGACTGCCATTTATCCTGAAAAAATTGACACTGCGGAAAGAAATTCTTACTGCCTTTATAATGAGTATGCTGCTCATTTTCTTTCTGTCCAATATCATTTGGGAAGTACGAATTATGAATGTCCCGACAGACTTGGAGGAGGAAATCAGTAAACAATTGGAGGAATATGGCATTCATCAGGGAGCATGGACCTTTTCGATTGATAAATCGAGTGTGATACAGCAAAAACTGATCCATGATATTCCGGAACTCCTTTGGGTCGGTGTGCATAAAAAAGGGACAACCTTTGTTTTGGAAGGCGTTGAAAAAACGATTGTGGAAGAGGAAGAAAAGGAAGGGCCAAGAAACCTTGTGGCGGCAAAAAAAGGCGTCATTCAGAAGATGTATGTGTCCAAGGGAGTTCCAAAAGCTCAGGTGAATGATTATGTGGAACCGGGTGATCTGCTGGTCTCCGGCAAGCTGCGATTTGATGAAAATAAAAAGGACAAGAAGTACGAACTGGTCGAAGCGGAAGCCGATATTATCGCCAAAACGTGGTACGAGGTTTCGGTCACCATTCCACTGGAAGCAAATTATGAGTTGCTTACAGGTGAGCGGGAGAGCAAGTATCATCTGAAAATAAACGGATTTGAATTACCTGTATGGGGGTTTGGTTCGCCGGAATTTGATAATACCCATAAAGAACGAAATGTAAACGAGTTGTACTTTTTAAAATGGGAACTGCCGGTGAAAATGGTTGAAACTATTTTAAGCGAAAAGGAGTATAACAAAGTAAAGCGAAGTAAAGCTGAAGCAATTAAAGTTGGGATAAAACAGGCAAAGAATGAACTTCAGCTTCAGCTTGGTAACGAGGCAAGGATTGTCTCTGAAAATATTTTGCATGAAACCACTGAGAATGGTAAAGTTAAATTAATCTTATATATAACAGTAAAAGAAGATATTGTAAAGGAAGTACCACTAAATCAAGGAGATTGA
- the floA gene encoding flotillin-like protein FloA (flotillin-like protein involved in membrane lipid rafts), with amino-acid sequence MDIQLMPIIIIAVILIVVAVLFTFIPVMLWISALAAGVKVGIFTLVGMRLRRVIPSRVINPLIKAHKAGLSVTTNQLESHYLAGGNVDRVVNALIAAQRANIELSFERTAAIDLAGRDVLEAVQMSVNPKVIETPFISGIAIDGIEVKAKARITVRANIDRLVGGAGEETVIARVGEGIVSTIGSSETHAKVLENPDSISQNVLSRGLDAGTAFEILSIDIADIDIGKNIGAILQTDQAEADKNIAQAKAEERRAMAVAQEQEMAAKVEEMRAKVVEAEADVPRALAEALRSGNLGVMDYMNYKNIDADTDMRDSIGKLSQDDDEDSKK; translated from the coding sequence ATGGATATTCAACTTATGCCAATAATTATTATTGCAGTTATATTAATTGTTGTGGCGGTATTATTTACGTTTATCCCTGTAATGCTTTGGATTAGTGCGCTGGCAGCAGGGGTTAAGGTTGGAATTTTTACTTTGGTTGGGATGCGGTTGCGAAGGGTTATTCCTTCCAGAGTCATCAACCCGTTAATCAAAGCACATAAAGCTGGGTTAAGTGTAACAACAAACCAGCTCGAGAGTCACTATTTGGCGGGTGGAAATGTTGACAGAGTAGTCAATGCATTGATTGCTGCACAACGCGCAAACATTGAGTTGAGCTTCGAACGGACGGCTGCGATTGATCTTGCCGGTCGTGATGTGCTTGAAGCAGTACAGATGAGTGTAAACCCGAAAGTAATTGAAACCCCGTTTATTTCCGGTATTGCAATTGACGGAATTGAAGTAAAAGCAAAAGCAAGAATTACGGTTCGTGCTAACATCGATCGACTTGTCGGTGGTGCTGGTGAAGAAACTGTAATCGCTCGTGTAGGTGAGGGGATTGTAAGTACTATTGGTAGTTCGGAAACACATGCAAAAGTATTGGAAAATCCGGACTCCATCTCCCAAAATGTTTTGTCAAGGGGACTTGATGCCGGCACTGCATTTGAAATTTTATCGATTGATATTGCAGATATTGATATTGGTAAAAACATTGGCGCTATTTTGCAAACAGATCAGGCCGAAGCAGATAAGAATATTGCTCAGGCCAAAGCTGAAGAGCGTCGTGCCATGGCTGTTGCACAAGAACAAGAGATGGCTGCAAAAGTGGAAGAAATGCGTGCTAAAGTGGTCGAAGCTGAAGCAGATGTACCGCGTGCACTTGCAGAGGCATTACGTTCCGGAAATCTTGGTGTAATGGATTATATGAATTACAAAAACATCGATGCCGATACGGATATGCGTGATTCAATCGGAAAATTATCACAGGATGATGATGAAGATAGTAAGAAATAA
- a CDS encoding PhoH family protein gives MSGNFKTIDLQLKTPNEALELFGTNDKFLKQIEQQLDITIVTRGEQVHVSGSEEAASLAEELLITLLSVVRKGLTITERDVVYAADLAKKGKLNQFEALFEDEITKNANGKSIRVKTLGQKSYIAAIKSHDLVFGIGPAGTGKTYLAVVMAIRALKNGEVKRIILTRPAVEAGESLGFLPGDLKEKVDPYLRPLYDALHDVLGAEHTLRLIERDTIEIAPLAYMRGRTLDDAFVILDEAQNTTPEQMKMFLTRLGFGSKMVITGDITQIDLPKGVKSGLYTANNLLAPVDGISFIQLTQTDVVRHPLVQKIINAYENAH, from the coding sequence ATGTCAGGAAACTTTAAAACAATAGATTTACAGCTGAAAACACCAAACGAAGCGTTAGAACTGTTTGGTACGAATGATAAATTTTTGAAACAGATTGAACAGCAATTGGACATCACCATTGTAACAAGGGGAGAGCAGGTGCATGTATCGGGAAGTGAAGAAGCTGCATCTTTAGCGGAAGAATTGCTTATAACACTCCTGTCAGTAGTCAGAAAAGGATTAACAATTACTGAACGGGATGTTGTGTATGCAGCAGATTTGGCCAAAAAAGGAAAACTAAATCAGTTTGAAGCTTTGTTCGAAGATGAAATAACAAAGAACGCCAATGGCAAGTCCATTCGGGTGAAAACACTTGGTCAAAAAAGTTACATCGCTGCAATTAAGTCACATGATCTTGTTTTTGGAATAGGACCGGCGGGAACAGGAAAAACTTATCTTGCTGTAGTGATGGCTATCCGCGCCCTGAAGAATGGTGAGGTTAAGCGAATTATTTTAACACGTCCTGCAGTTGAAGCGGGCGAAAGTCTCGGTTTCCTGCCTGGTGATTTAAAGGAGAAGGTTGATCCGTATTTAAGACCATTGTATGATGCGCTTCACGATGTGCTTGGAGCGGAACATACATTGCGCCTGATTGAACGGGATACAATTGAGATTGCACCGTTGGCATATATGCGAGGAAGAACGTTGGACGATGCATTTGTTATTTTGGATGAGGCTCAGAATACGACACCGGAACAAATGAAAATGTTTTTGACCCGACTTGGTTTTGGTTCCAAAATGGTCATCACCGGTGATATCACCCAGATTGATTTGCCAAAAGGAGTTAAATCGGGCTTGTATACAGCAAATAATTTATTGGCACCCGTCGATGGTATTTCCTTTATTCAGCTAACACAAACCGATGTAGTAAGACACCCGCTGGTACAGAAAATTATCAATGCCTACGAGAACGCTCATTAA
- the yqfC gene encoding sporulation protein YqfC: MKKLQQRIAPLLTKYLDLPSDVMLELPRITTIGQIHVYIENHKGLVVYSDKELTVRANKGFIQIMGTSFVLKTMLPEEILLEGTITDIKFIPE; the protein is encoded by the coding sequence ATGAAAAAATTACAGCAGCGAATCGCTCCATTACTGACAAAGTATTTGGACCTTCCATCAGATGTCATGCTGGAATTACCCAGAATTACAACGATTGGACAAATCCATGTATACATAGAAAATCACAAGGGACTTGTCGTGTATTCTGATAAAGAGCTGACAGTGCGGGCAAATAAAGGATTTATTCAAATAATGGGTACATCATTCGTGTTAAAAACAATGCTGCCTGAAGAAATCCTGCTGGAAGGTACTATTACGGATATAAAATTCATTCCTGAATAA